One Terriglobia bacterium genomic window, GTGCAAACGATCGAGCCTGCGGAGCGTTAGATCGTGCCTGCGGAGCATAGGACTGTGAAGGCGCCGCATACGAACGGTACCCGTTGCCCGGATTCCGCGACCGAGTGGCAGCGAAGGAATTCCTATTCGCGAAGCCTTGCGCCGTGGACCGGTTGGCAAACGACTGCCGCGGCGCGGCGCTCGGCATCGATGCGCGAGGAGATGCGGCAAAGCTGCGCGCCATCGGAGCTGCGCTACGCACGCCCGCCGTTCTCGGAGCTGCTATCCCAGCCTGACGGGCCGCCGGAGCGAATCGTTGAGCCACTGCATGATTCGAATAAGGAACTCCCTGTCGATGGAATACATCGTGAGACCAAACCGACGTTCCCCTGAAGCCCGCAACGCGTGAGTTGAAGTTGAACCGGTTGGTAAACCCGTGGTTCACAAAGATCGTACGGCTGCCCCATCCCGGATGCCAGCCCCAGGCTCCCCAGCCACCCCAACCGACGCCGAAGAAACCGCCGATTCCGATACCGGCGCCGAAGAACAGTCCTGCGCTGAGCGGCGGATAGTACCAGGACGGGTACGGATAGTAGATCGGCGGGCCCCAGACGTACGCCGGATCATAAGACGGCACGTAGATAACGTCCGGATTTGCCGGCACAATCTGAACGACCGGCTGACCCGCGTCCGTCGTATTGATCACCTGCTGCTGCGGTGTTGAAGCAAGTTTTCCCGACTGTTCCGCGGACACCCTCAGACGTTGAATGGCGCCCATGACGTCCGCCTGCTGATTCAAGAAAGCATTTCCGAGAGCGGTAGTCCAGGAAACGTCTTCGTTCAGCCGCTTCAGAACGTCCGGAAACATCACCAGCGCCTGGACGCTCGGATCCCAATTCTGAGAGGCGGCGGCCTGAGTCAGCGCCTGCCCCGACAATTCGGGATGCTGCTGGAGCCACTGATTCGCTTCAACAACCTCAAGAGGGTAAGTCGACGCGACCAGGATCTGGCTGATCAGGGGATCGGGATAGAGCGCCAGAGGCGCAACTAATCCATCCATCTGATTGGGCGCGAGAACCTGCTGGTTCGCGGCCGGCACAGGAATCGGCTGGCCGGGAACCTGCTGTGCGGGAAACGGCTGCCCCGCCTCAGGTACAGGAATCGGCAGCGGAGCCTGCGAAAAACCCACTGCGGGTATAGACACCAACCCCAGCATGCAGATCCCTGCTACTGCTTGGCGAACATATTTCGTTATTTTTTCTCTCATTGAATCCCCCGTTCCAGGAAACCTTGCCACTCACTTACCCCTACAGTTTAATATCAACTGTTCTTCCCGGGAGTACCTGAACCTTATCGTGGAACAGTGTCTGTCCGGCGCTGTTTCGCACTTCTATATCATGGTTGCCGGTCTGAAGAGGAAAGTGTTTCAGTTTTCCACTTGATCCGGCAAATCCGCCATCAACATAGATGGAAGCGTCCTTCAAGTGCGTCTCGATTTTCACATCGCCGTGTGGCGAAACGCCGTAAATGCCGGCTGCCGGGTAATAGCCCGGGTAGTACCCCGAATAGTAATACGGTGAATAAAAGGCCGGACCCCAGCCAAATCCAAATCCATAGGCTGCATGAGGCCGGACTACGAAGCGCTGCGCCGCACCGGTTTGGGGCAGGACAACTATTGCCAACATTAGAGTTAACCCAGCTAA contains:
- a CDS encoding DUF3300 domain-containing protein, with protein sequence MLGLVSIPAVGFSQAPLPIPVPEAGQPFPAQQVPGQPIPVPAANQQVLAPNQMDGLVAPLALYPDPLISQILVASTYPLEVVEANQWLQQHPELSGQALTQAAASQNWDPSVQALVMFPDVLKRLNEDVSWTTALGNAFLNQQADVMGAIQRLRVSAEQSGKLASTPQQQVINTTDAGQPVVQIVPANPDVIYVPSYDPAYVWGPPIYYPYPSWYYPPLSAGLFFGAGIGIGGFFGVGWGGWGAWGWHPGWGSRTIFVNHGFTNRFNFNSRVAGFRGTSVWSHDVFHRQGVPYSNHAVAQRFAPAARQAGIAAPRTAGVRSAAPMARSFAASPRASMPSAAPRQSFANRSTAQGFANRNSFAATRSRNPGNGYRSYAAPSQSYAPQARSNAPQARSFAPQARSSAPMARSAAPSVSRGGGGSFSSHGGGGSHSSGGSHGGGSHGGGGGRR